Proteins found in one Microcella daejeonensis genomic segment:
- a CDS encoding Bax inhibitor-1/YccA family protein — translation MARSSSNPAFSRNPAFSTGATKGFQVANAPTAEQLDEMYGRPSATAADTERMTYENTITKIVISFVVLLAGAALGWVVPVLAIPAAIAAFVLSLVLIFKKKPSAPLTLAYAALEGVFVGGISVIFENLADGAVSQAVIATLVIVGVVLVLFRSGKIRASKRATKVFLIAMIGYAVFSLINMGLVLFGANTDPWGLRGGDFFGIPIALLLGVLVVILASYSLVLDFDSIQQGVRQGAPAAFGWTAAFGVMVTVVWLYLELLRMIAILRGGE, via the coding sequence ATGGCACGCAGCAGCTCCAACCCCGCCTTCTCACGCAACCCCGCCTTCTCGACCGGGGCCACCAAGGGCTTCCAGGTCGCGAACGCCCCCACCGCCGAGCAGCTCGACGAGATGTACGGCCGCCCCTCGGCCACCGCCGCCGACACCGAGCGGATGACCTACGAGAACACGATCACCAAGATCGTCATCTCCTTCGTCGTCCTCCTCGCCGGTGCCGCGCTCGGCTGGGTCGTCCCCGTCCTCGCGATCCCCGCGGCCATCGCCGCCTTCGTGCTCTCGCTCGTGCTCATCTTCAAGAAGAAGCCGAGCGCGCCGCTCACGCTCGCCTACGCCGCCCTCGAGGGCGTCTTCGTCGGCGGCATCTCGGTCATCTTCGAGAACCTCGCCGATGGCGCCGTCTCGCAGGCCGTCATCGCCACGCTCGTCATCGTCGGCGTCGTGCTCGTGCTGTTCCGCAGCGGCAAGATCCGCGCCTCCAAGCGCGCGACCAAGGTCTTCCTCATCGCGATGATCGGCTACGCGGTGTTCTCGCTCATCAACATGGGGCTCGTCCTCTTCGGCGCCAACACCGACCCCTGGGGCCTCCGCGGCGGCGACTTCTTCGGCATCCCCATCGCGCTGCTCCTCGGCGTTCTCGTCGTGATCCTCGCCTCCTACTCGCTCGTGCTCGACTTCGACTCGATCCAGCAGGGCGTGCGTCAGGGCGCTCCGGCCGCCTTCGGCTGGACGGCCGCCTTCGGCGTCATGGTCACCGTGGTCTGGCTCTACCTCGAGCTGCTGCGCATGATCGCGATCCTGCGCGGCGGCGAGTAA
- a CDS encoding DUF4190 domain-containing protein has translation MSAETPERPVWADAPLRPRRAGRDAAAEHPVTEAAPLAAEAAPAPAVPRPDAAALPLDPGAPEPAPRARARGPVNALAVVSLVLGIMLSPLAALFGHIAVGQIARSRRPGGRDERGMRAAGAAIALGWLSLAALIVGGIAVALALQGGP, from the coding sequence ATGAGCGCCGAGACGCCCGAGCGACCCGTGTGGGCCGACGCGCCCCTGCGGCCGCGGCGAGCGGGGCGGGATGCCGCTGCCGAGCATCCCGTCACCGAGGCCGCCCCGCTCGCCGCCGAGGCCGCGCCCGCACCGGCGGTCCCGCGCCCCGACGCCGCGGCGCTCCCCCTCGACCCCGGTGCCCCCGAGCCCGCCCCTCGCGCCCGCGCCCGCGGCCCCGTCAATGCCCTCGCCGTCGTCTCCCTCGTGCTCGGCATCATGCTGAGCCCGCTCGCCGCGCTCTTCGGCCACATCGCGGTCGGGCAGATCGCCCGCTCGCGGCGGCCGGGCGGCCGCGATGAGCGGGGCATGCGCGCCGCCGGCGCCGCGATCGCGCTCGGCTGGCTCTCCCTCGCCGCGCTCATCGTCGGCGGCATCGCGGTCGCCCTCGCCTTGCAGGGCGGGCCATGA